AGGAAGGGCCCGGCACCTGCCCCATCTGCGGCATGGCGCTGGAACCGATGATGCCCAGCCTGGACGAGGGCGAAAATCCGGAGCTCACCGACTTCCGCCGGCGCTTCTGGTGGAGCCTGCCGCTGAGCATCGCCACCATGGCGCTGGCAATGCTGGCCATGACCCCGCTGCTGCACGGCGTGCCGCCAGGCGTGCGGGTGTGGATCGAGCTGGTGCTGGCCACGCCGGTGGTGCTGTGGGCAGGCTGGCCGTTCGTGCAGCGCTGGGCGCAGTCGATCCGCAACCGCAGCCCGAACATGTGGACCCTGATCGGCACCGGTGTGCTGGCCGCGTATGCCTACAGCGTGGTGGCAACGATTGCGCCCGGACTGTTCCCGCCGTCGTTCCAGCAGCACGGCCACGTGGGCGTGTACTTCGAAGCGGCGGCGGTCATCATTTCGCTCACCCTGCTCGGCCAGCTGATGGAGCTGCGCGCCCGCGCCCAGACCTCGGCGGCGATCAAGGCATTGCTGGGGCTGGCACCGAAAACCGCGCGGGTGCTGCGCGAGGACGGCCACGAGGAAGACGTGGACATCACTGCACTCCAACCCGGCGACCGCCTGCGGGTGCGGCCGGGCGAGAAAGTACCGGTGGATGGCAGCGTGCTGGAGGGTCGTTCCACGGTGGACGAATCGATGCTGACCGGCGAACCGGTGCCGGTGGCCAAGACCGTGGGCGATACCGTCATCGGCGCCACCCTCAACGGGACCGGCAGCCTGGTGATCCGTGCCGAGCGGCTGGGCGACGACAGCATGCTGGCGCAGATCGTGCAGCTGGTGGCGCAGGCGCAGCGTTCGCGCGCACCGATGCAGCGGATGGCCGACAAGGTCGCCTACTGGTTCGTGCTGGCGGTACTGGGCGTGGCGATGCTGACCTTCTTCGGCTGGGGCCTGTTCGGACCGGACCCGTCGTGGACGCATGCGGTGCTCAGCGCAGTGGCGGTGCTGATCATTGCCTGCCCCTGCGCCCTTGGCCTGGCCACGCCGATGACCATCATGGTCGCCACCGGACGCGCCGCGCAGCAGGGTGTGCTGTTCCGCGACGCCGAGGCCATCGAAGCGCTGCGCAGCGTGGATACGCTGGTGGTGGACAAGACCGGCACGCTCACCGAAGGCCGGCCCGCCTTCCGCGACGTAAAGCCGGTGCCCGGATTCGCGGCCGACGACGTGCTGCACTGGGCGGCCAGCCTGGACCAGGGCAGCGAACACCCGCTGGCCGCAGCGATCGTCGCCGAAGCGCGCCGTCGAGGCCGCCCACTCGCATCGGTGGAGGACTTCGACTCGCTCACCGGCCTTGGCGTGCGTGGCACGGTTGAAGGCAGGACACTGCTGCTCGGCAACGCCGCGCTGATGGCCGACCACCACATCTCCCTGCAGCTCCTGCACGCCGATGCCAAGCAATTGCGCGAGGCGGCGGCCAGCGTGATGTTCCTGGCCGTCGACGGCACCCTGGCCGGGCTGATTGCAGTAGCCGACCCCATCAAGGCGTCCACCGCCGAAGCCATCGCACAGCTGCACCGCGATGGCCTGCGCATCGTGATGGCGACCGGCGACGGCACCGCCACGGCTGAAGCCGTAGCGCGCGAGCTGGGCCTGGACGAGGTGCACGGTGAAATGCGCCCGGCGGACAAGGCCGAACTGATCCGCGCGCTGCAGGCACAGGGCCGCACGGTGGCCATGGCCGGCGATGGCATCAACGATGCGCCTGCATTGGCAAGCGCCAATGTCGGCATCGCGATGGGCAACGGCACG
This is a stretch of genomic DNA from Stenotrophomonas rhizophila. It encodes these proteins:
- a CDS encoding heavy metal translocating P-type ATPase, whose protein sequence is MDVNPDTTAHHARHAGSDYHFCSDGCRRKFIAAPQRYLDPASHIAEPVPAGTLYTCPMDPEIVQEGPGTCPICGMALEPMMPSLDEGENPELTDFRRRFWWSLPLSIATMALAMLAMTPLLHGVPPGVRVWIELVLATPVVLWAGWPFVQRWAQSIRNRSPNMWTLIGTGVLAAYAYSVVATIAPGLFPPSFQQHGHVGVYFEAAAVIISLTLLGQLMELRARAQTSAAIKALLGLAPKTARVLREDGHEEDVDITALQPGDRLRVRPGEKVPVDGSVLEGRSTVDESMLTGEPVPVAKTVGDTVIGATLNGTGSLVIRAERLGDDSMLAQIVQLVAQAQRSRAPMQRMADKVAYWFVLAVLGVAMLTFFGWGLFGPDPSWTHAVLSAVAVLIIACPCALGLATPMTIMVATGRAAQQGVLFRDAEAIEALRSVDTLVVDKTGTLTEGRPAFRDVKPVPGFAADDVLHWAASLDQGSEHPLAAAIVAEARRRGRPLASVEDFDSLTGLGVRGTVEGRTLLLGNAALMADHHISLQLLHADAKQLREAAASVMFLAVDGTLAGLIAVADPIKASTAEAIAQLHRDGLRIVMATGDGTATAEAVARELGLDEVHGEMRPADKAELIRALQAQGRTVAMAGDGINDAPALASANVGIAMGNGTDVAMSSAQVTLVKGDLRGILRARQLSSASVRNMRQNLGFAFLYNGLGIPVAAGVLYPLGITMSPMLAAVAMSLSSVSVISNALRLRHQRLPTS